In Dermacentor andersoni chromosome 4, qqDerAnde1_hic_scaffold, whole genome shotgun sequence, the following proteins share a genomic window:
- the LOC126535825 gene encoding DNA-binding protein RFX6-like isoform X4 yields the protein MFSWRRWRRTQCTKASFLVLFFSLHGRRRCCRGCAEVSAIWMVLQGTDQRTPLLLIRQKFPAVTTRRLGTRGQSRFSGQKVKGIEGDQLKQAEPYTSHKKWTFIPDIRDLTATDCVDSIKAEGFLSMYRAHCCSLLDAILIADFKAVQDMVLHFWSSLQEAFLPLLHSSTVCDLISVWDDYLYVAMQEILTPREIQELPQSFQQELNLFISQLPDWLRNVIPASLLRQTKIQVLQEWTKVFRREMSFTKLAQSCRSVLSNACYTQRMLEDLSKLVMDETVEEAFACLQNGRTASALGVAELLSLLKKHASVEDLTEWMDMALDNTVTEARHSSTTHSRSIVYRDFMLSWMLLFSAIMRHLTLSRAQSFGHVHMLRVMIEEYMLLAFETSVSKEARLQRQEKLLTCTKDPDAVRTRMATSYAAVIFQRAC from the exons atgttttcatGGAGACGCTGGCGGCGGAcgcaatgcacgaaggcgagctttctggttctttttttctccctccaTGGCCGGCGTCGttgctgccgcggatgcgcggaggtgagcgccatctggatggtgctgcaaggaaccgatCAGCGCACGCCCCTTCTA CTCATACGACAAAAGTTCCCGGCCGTTACGACCAGGAGGCTCGGAACAAGGGGACAGTCGCG GTTTTCAGGCCAGAAGGTCAAGGGCATTGAG GGCGATCAGCTCAAACAAGCAGAGCCTTACACAAGCCACAAGAAATGGACGTTTATTCCGGACATTCGAGACTTGACTGCAACGGACTGTGTCGATTCAATAAAG GCGGAGGGCTTTCTGTCAATGTACCGGGCACACTGTTGCAGCCTTCTTGATGCCATTCTGATAGCTGACTTCAAAGCA GTTCAAGATATGGTACTTCACTTCTGGAGCAGCCTTCAGGAAGCGTTCTTGCCATTGCTCCACAGCAGCACTGTGTGTGACCTTATCTCTGTATGGGACGACTATCTCTACGTG GCGATGCAAGAGATTCTGACTCCCAGAGAGATCCAGGAACTACCGCAAAG TTTTCAACAGGAACTCAACCTTTTCATAAGCCAGCTGCCCGACTGGCTCCGCAATGTTATTCCAGCTTCGTTATTACGGCAAACAAAGATTCAAG TGCTTCAGGAATGGACCAAGGTTTTCAGGCGAGAGATGTCGTTCACAAAGCTGGCGCAG TCATGCCGAAGCGTTCTATCGAACGCCTGCTACACCCAGCGCATGTTGGAAGATTTGAGCAAGCTTGTCATGGATGAAACCGTCGAAGAAGCCTTCGCCTGTCTTCAAAACGGCAGAACGGCGTCAGCTCTAG GAGTTGCTGAGCTGCTCTCGCTCTTGAAGAAGCACGCCTCGGTTGAAGACTTGACGGAATGGATGGACATGGCTCTCGACAATACCGTTACG GAAGCAAGACATAGCAGCACCACGCATAGTCGTAGCATTGTATACAGAGATTTCATGCTTTCCTGGATGCTGCTTTTCTCAGCCATCATGAGGCACTTGACCCTGTCCCGGGCTCAGAGCTTCG GTCATGTTCACATGTTACGCGTCATGATAGAGGAGTACATGCTACTCGCGTTCGAGACGTCCGTTAGCAAAGAAGCCAGACTCCAAAGGCAAGAGAAGCTGCTAACATGCACCAAAGATCCAG ATGCTGTGCGCACGAGAATGGCAACTTCGTACGCAGCTGTGATTTTTCAGCGTGCATGCTGA
- the LOC126535825 gene encoding DNA-binding protein RFX6-like isoform X2 has translation MFSWRRWRRTQCTKASFLVLFFSLHGRRRCCRGCAEVSAIWMVLQGTDQRTPLLLIRQKFPAVTTRRLGTRGQSRYHYYGIGLKPTSFYYDQVYCGKDITRFSGQKVKGIEGDQLKQAEPYTSHKKWTFIPDIRDLTATDCVDSIKAEGFLSMYRAHCCSLLDAILIADFKAVQDMVLHFWSSLQEAFLPLLHSSTVCDLISVWDDYLYVAMQEILTPREIQELPQSFQQELNLFISQLPDWLRNVIPASLLRQTKIQVLQEWTKVFRREMSFTKLAQSCRSVLSNACYTQRMLEDLSKLVMDETVEEAFACLQNGRTASALGVAELLSLLKKHASVEDLTEWMDMALDNTVTEARHSSTTHSRSIVYRDFMLSWMLLFSAIMRHLTLSRAQSFGHVHMLRVMIEEYMLLAFETSVSKEARLQRQEKLLTCTKDPDAVRTRMATSYAAVIFQRAC, from the exons atgttttcatGGAGACGCTGGCGGCGGAcgcaatgcacgaaggcgagctttctggttctttttttctccctccaTGGCCGGCGTCGttgctgccgcggatgcgcggaggtgagcgccatctggatggtgctgcaaggaaccgatCAGCGCACGCCCCTTCTA CTCATACGACAAAAGTTCCCGGCCGTTACGACCAGGAGGCTCGGAACAAGGGGACAGTCGCG GTATCACTATTACGGTATAGGCCTAAAGCCGACATCCTTCTACTATGATCAAGTGTACTGCGGCAAAGACATTACAAG GTTTTCAGGCCAGAAGGTCAAGGGCATTGAG GGCGATCAGCTCAAACAAGCAGAGCCTTACACAAGCCACAAGAAATGGACGTTTATTCCGGACATTCGAGACTTGACTGCAACGGACTGTGTCGATTCAATAAAG GCGGAGGGCTTTCTGTCAATGTACCGGGCACACTGTTGCAGCCTTCTTGATGCCATTCTGATAGCTGACTTCAAAGCA GTTCAAGATATGGTACTTCACTTCTGGAGCAGCCTTCAGGAAGCGTTCTTGCCATTGCTCCACAGCAGCACTGTGTGTGACCTTATCTCTGTATGGGACGACTATCTCTACGTG GCGATGCAAGAGATTCTGACTCCCAGAGAGATCCAGGAACTACCGCAAAG TTTTCAACAGGAACTCAACCTTTTCATAAGCCAGCTGCCCGACTGGCTCCGCAATGTTATTCCAGCTTCGTTATTACGGCAAACAAAGATTCAAG TGCTTCAGGAATGGACCAAGGTTTTCAGGCGAGAGATGTCGTTCACAAAGCTGGCGCAG TCATGCCGAAGCGTTCTATCGAACGCCTGCTACACCCAGCGCATGTTGGAAGATTTGAGCAAGCTTGTCATGGATGAAACCGTCGAAGAAGCCTTCGCCTGTCTTCAAAACGGCAGAACGGCGTCAGCTCTAG GAGTTGCTGAGCTGCTCTCGCTCTTGAAGAAGCACGCCTCGGTTGAAGACTTGACGGAATGGATGGACATGGCTCTCGACAATACCGTTACG GAAGCAAGACATAGCAGCACCACGCATAGTCGTAGCATTGTATACAGAGATTTCATGCTTTCCTGGATGCTGCTTTTCTCAGCCATCATGAGGCACTTGACCCTGTCCCGGGCTCAGAGCTTCG GTCATGTTCACATGTTACGCGTCATGATAGAGGAGTACATGCTACTCGCGTTCGAGACGTCCGTTAGCAAAGAAGCCAGACTCCAAAGGCAAGAGAAGCTGCTAACATGCACCAAAGATCCAG ATGCTGTGCGCACGAGAATGGCAACTTCGTACGCAGCTGTGATTTTTCAGCGTGCATGCTGA
- the LOC126535825 gene encoding DNA-binding protein RFX6-like isoform X5 codes for MRHLKLRAPDLLNQLIRQKFPAVTTRRLGTRGQSRYHYYGIGLKPTSFYYDQVYCGKDITRFSGQKVKGIEGDQLKQAEPYTSHKKWTFIPDIRDLTATDCVDSIKAEGFLSMYRAHCCSLLDAILIADFKAVQDMVLHFWSSLQEAFLPLLHSSTVCDLISVWDDYLYVAMQEILTPREIQELPQSFQQELNLFISQLPDWLRNVIPASLLRQTKIQVLQEWTKVFRREMSFTKLAQSCRSVLSNACYTQRMLEDLSKLVMDETVEEAFACLQNGRTASALGVAELLSLLKKHASVEDLTEWMDMALDNTVTEARHSSTTHSRSIVYRDFMLSWMLLFSAIMRHLTLSRAQSFGHVHMLRVMIEEYMLLAFETSVSKEARLQRQEKLLTCTKDPDAVRTRMATSYAAVIFQRAC; via the exons CTCATACGACAAAAGTTCCCGGCCGTTACGACCAGGAGGCTCGGAACAAGGGGACAGTCGCG GTATCACTATTACGGTATAGGCCTAAAGCCGACATCCTTCTACTATGATCAAGTGTACTGCGGCAAAGACATTACAAG GTTTTCAGGCCAGAAGGTCAAGGGCATTGAG GGCGATCAGCTCAAACAAGCAGAGCCTTACACAAGCCACAAGAAATGGACGTTTATTCCGGACATTCGAGACTTGACTGCAACGGACTGTGTCGATTCAATAAAG GCGGAGGGCTTTCTGTCAATGTACCGGGCACACTGTTGCAGCCTTCTTGATGCCATTCTGATAGCTGACTTCAAAGCA GTTCAAGATATGGTACTTCACTTCTGGAGCAGCCTTCAGGAAGCGTTCTTGCCATTGCTCCACAGCAGCACTGTGTGTGACCTTATCTCTGTATGGGACGACTATCTCTACGTG GCGATGCAAGAGATTCTGACTCCCAGAGAGATCCAGGAACTACCGCAAAG TTTTCAACAGGAACTCAACCTTTTCATAAGCCAGCTGCCCGACTGGCTCCGCAATGTTATTCCAGCTTCGTTATTACGGCAAACAAAGATTCAAG TGCTTCAGGAATGGACCAAGGTTTTCAGGCGAGAGATGTCGTTCACAAAGCTGGCGCAG TCATGCCGAAGCGTTCTATCGAACGCCTGCTACACCCAGCGCATGTTGGAAGATTTGAGCAAGCTTGTCATGGATGAAACCGTCGAAGAAGCCTTCGCCTGTCTTCAAAACGGCAGAACGGCGTCAGCTCTAG GAGTTGCTGAGCTGCTCTCGCTCTTGAAGAAGCACGCCTCGGTTGAAGACTTGACGGAATGGATGGACATGGCTCTCGACAATACCGTTACG GAAGCAAGACATAGCAGCACCACGCATAGTCGTAGCATTGTATACAGAGATTTCATGCTTTCCTGGATGCTGCTTTTCTCAGCCATCATGAGGCACTTGACCCTGTCCCGGGCTCAGAGCTTCG GTCATGTTCACATGTTACGCGTCATGATAGAGGAGTACATGCTACTCGCGTTCGAGACGTCCGTTAGCAAAGAAGCCAGACTCCAAAGGCAAGAGAAGCTGCTAACATGCACCAAAGATCCAG ATGCTGTGCGCACGAGAATGGCAACTTCGTACGCAGCTGTGATTTTTCAGCGTGCATGCTGA